In a single window of the Anaerocolumna cellulosilytica genome:
- a CDS encoding peptidylprolyl isomerase — MKKSLKKLLLMGLLTTFLVSAVACSKKDGKTSDNGNTTEQSEGNTNEENTSSDNLVVAIGDSKVYYAEANIYFQIFKSQYESVYGDQIWTYDYGNGQTFGDMAKEQILNMITQTKIIGAQADTYKIQITDEEEATLKKDAETFLSGITDEDKEKYGFTSEIVESFYRDNLIYEKVYDAATMDVDTEVADDEAKQIKVQHLLIKTFEQDASGARTDFSEEKKAEALKKAEELLETAKTTEDFKALAEKNTEDSNVEYTFGKGEMVTEFEDAAFALKPGELSGIVTTNYGYHIIYCVSDFDEDATLAKKEEIIKTRQNDKFTELYEGWSKDIKVDVNDEVWSTMTLVSETKEETAEPSAEPTTEPTGEATPTPTAGTNK, encoded by the coding sequence ATGAAAAAATCTTTAAAAAAATTGCTATTAATGGGGTTACTGACAACTTTTCTTGTATCAGCTGTGGCATGTTCTAAAAAAGACGGAAAAACCTCTGATAATGGAAATACTACAGAACAATCTGAAGGAAATACAAACGAAGAGAATACTTCCTCCGATAATTTGGTTGTTGCAATAGGAGATAGTAAAGTTTACTATGCAGAAGCAAACATATATTTCCAAATATTTAAGTCACAGTACGAATCCGTATACGGTGACCAAATCTGGACATATGATTATGGTAATGGACAGACCTTTGGAGATATGGCAAAAGAACAGATTTTAAATATGATTACTCAGACTAAAATTATAGGAGCACAGGCTGATACCTATAAGATTCAGATTACAGATGAAGAAGAAGCGACCCTTAAGAAGGATGCGGAAACATTCCTTTCCGGAATAACAGATGAGGATAAAGAGAAATATGGTTTTACCAGTGAGATAGTTGAAAGCTTCTATCGTGATAACCTTATATATGAAAAAGTATATGATGCGGCAACTATGGATGTAGATACAGAGGTTGCGGACGATGAAGCAAAGCAAATAAAAGTACAGCATCTGCTCATAAAGACTTTTGAACAGGATGCTTCCGGTGCCCGTACAGATTTTTCTGAGGAGAAGAAGGCAGAAGCCTTAAAGAAAGCAGAAGAATTATTAGAGACAGCCAAAACAACAGAAGACTTTAAAGCTCTGGCAGAAAAAAATACAGAAGATTCCAATGTGGAATATACATTTGGTAAAGGTGAAATGGTTACTGAGTTTGAAGATGCAGCCTTTGCTTTAAAACCGGGAGAATTAAGCGGCATCGTAACAACGAATTATGGCTACCACATCATTTATTGTGTCAGTGATTTCGACGAAGATGCAACACTTGCAAAAAAAGAAGAAATTATTAAAACCAGACAGAATGATAAATTCACTGAGCTTTATGAAGGCTGGTCTAAAGACATAAAAGTTGACGTGAATGATGAAGTATGGTCTACGATGACCTTAGTAAGTGAAACAAAAGAAGAAACAGCAGAACCAAGTGCAGAACCTACAACAGAACCAACGGGAGAAGCTACACCTACTCCGACAGCTGGAACTAATAAGTAA